The following are encoded in a window of Actinomycetota bacterium genomic DNA:
- a CDS encoding acyl-CoA dehydrogenase family protein, translated as MDFDLTEEQEDFRKAVREFAEEVVAPRAAEMDERGELPMDIVKQMGELGLFGLPFPEEYGGQGADFTSLCVAIEELARIDSSIAITLEAAVGLGATPVYEFGTEEQKQRWLVPMCRGEILGAFGLTEPGGGSDAGATRTSAKLEDGQWVINGSKAFITNAGTPISGLVTITAVTGKEPGGHKEISAIIVPTDTPGFEAGRSYRKIGWHASDTRELSFNDCRVPEENLLGERGKGFAQFLRTLDDGRIAIAALSVGLAQGCLDESVKYANERHAFGKPIGAFQALQFKIVDMRVAVETARLAVYRAAWLKDRGRPYKAEASLAKLYASEIAVTCAREAVQVHGGYGFMEEFPVARFYRDSKVLEIGEGTSEIQRLILARDLGLPGTEL; from the coding sequence ATGGACTTCGACTTGACGGAAGAGCAGGAGGACTTTCGCAAGGCGGTCCGGGAGTTCGCCGAGGAGGTCGTGGCGCCGCGGGCCGCCGAGATGGACGAGCGGGGCGAGCTCCCCATGGACATCGTGAAGCAGATGGGCGAGCTGGGGCTGTTCGGCCTGCCGTTCCCCGAGGAGTACGGCGGCCAGGGGGCGGACTTCACCTCGCTCTGCGTCGCCATCGAGGAGCTGGCCCGGATCGACTCCTCCATCGCCATCACGCTGGAGGCGGCGGTCGGCTTGGGAGCAACGCCCGTCTACGAGTTCGGAACCGAGGAGCAAAAGCAGCGCTGGCTGGTCCCGATGTGCCGCGGTGAGATCCTCGGCGCGTTCGGGCTGACCGAGCCGGGCGGGGGCTCGGACGCGGGTGCCACCAGGACCAGCGCGAAGCTCGAGGACGGCCAGTGGGTGATCAACGGCTCCAAGGCGTTCATCACGAACGCGGGCACGCCCATCAGCGGCCTGGTCACCATCACCGCGGTGACCGGGAAGGAGCCCGGCGGCCACAAGGAGATCTCCGCGATCATCGTGCCCACCGACACGCCGGGGTTCGAGGCCGGGCGCAGCTACCGCAAGATCGGCTGGCACGCCAGCGACACCCGCGAGCTCTCCTTCAACGACTGCCGGGTCCCCGAAGAGAACCTGCTGGGAGAGCGGGGCAAGGGCTTTGCCCAGTTCCTGCGGACGCTCGACGACGGGCGCATCGCCATCGCGGCCCTGTCGGTGGGGCTGGCCCAGGGATGCCTGGACGAGAGCGTGAAGTACGCGAACGAGCGCCACGCGTTCGGGAAGCCCATCGGGGCCTTCCAGGCCCTCCAGTTCAAGATCGTGGACATGCGGGTCGCAGTGGAGACGGCCCGGCTGGCGGTGTACCGGGCGGCCTGGCTGAAGGACCGGGGCCGGCCGTACAAGGCCGAGGCGTCGCTGGCCAAGCTCTACGCCAGCGAGATCGCCGTGACGTGCGCGCGCGAGGCCGTCCAGGTCCACGGCGGGTACGGGTTCATGGAGGAGTTCCCCGTGGCGCGCTTCTACCGGGACTCCAAGGTGCTCGAGATCGGTGAGGGGACCAGCGAGATCCAGCGGCTCATCCTGGCTCGCGACCTCGGGCTCCCCGGAACGGAGCTGTGA
- a CDS encoding cupin domain-containing protein produces the protein MTEARLRVVRPADRTPDIASGAMVREAAVSEMLVGARKLWVGSVELPAGAVSAPHHHGEAESVIYVVSGHARFLVGERYDEAHDADPGDFVWVPPYVPHVEANRSDSEPVRTIVCRSTQETLVFNLPEAASP, from the coding sequence GTGACCGAGGCCCGACTCCGCGTGGTCCGCCCCGCCGACCGGACCCCGGACATCGCCAGCGGCGCCATGGTCCGGGAGGCCGCCGTCTCGGAGATGTTGGTCGGAGCCCGAAAGCTGTGGGTGGGGTCCGTGGAGCTGCCGGCCGGCGCGGTGTCCGCCCCCCACCATCACGGCGAGGCCGAGAGCGTGATCTACGTGGTGTCGGGCCACGCCCGGTTCCTGGTGGGCGAGCGCTACGACGAGGCCCACGACGCCGACCCCGGGGACTTCGTGTGGGTTCCGCCATACGTCCCCCATGTCGAGGCCAACCGGAGCGACAGCGAGCCGGTCCGCACGATCGTATGCCGCTCCACCCAGGAAACCCTGGTGTTCAACCTCCCAGAGGCCGCTTCACCGTAG
- a CDS encoding HAD-IIIA family hydrolase, translating to MFLDRDGVVVENRAEYVRSWDEVRFLPGAFEALRELATARWTTVLVTNQSAVGRGVMSLRRAWETNDRIVEAIRAEGGLVEATYMCPHRPDECCPCRKPAPGMLLQAASELDLDLWASFLVGDSLTDAGAARVAGVRPVLVLTGRGHQEEARMIEAERASVPVVPDLAAAVEHILVTTGVRR from the coding sequence GTGTTCCTCGATCGGGACGGCGTGGTGGTGGAGAACCGGGCGGAATACGTCCGGTCGTGGGACGAGGTGCGGTTCCTGCCGGGGGCGTTCGAGGCCCTGCGGGAGCTGGCGACGGCTCGATGGACCACCGTGCTGGTGACGAACCAGTCGGCCGTGGGGCGGGGGGTGATGTCCCTTCGGCGGGCCTGGGAGACCAACGACCGGATCGTCGAGGCCATTCGGGCGGAGGGCGGGCTGGTGGAGGCCACCTACATGTGCCCGCACCGCCCCGACGAGTGCTGTCCCTGCCGCAAGCCGGCCCCCGGGATGCTTCTGCAGGCCGCCTCCGAGCTCGACCTCGACCTGTGGGCCTCGTTCCTGGTGGGGGATTCCCTCACGGACGCGGGAGCGGCCCGGGTGGCGGGGGTCCGGCCCGTGCTCGTGCTGACCGGCCGGGGCCACCAGGAGGAGGCCCGGATGATCGAGGCCGAACGGGCCTCGGTTCCCGTGGTCCCCGACCTCGCGGCCGCCGTCGAGCACATCCTCGTCACGACGGGTGTGCGCAGATGA
- the galE gene encoding UDP-glucose 4-epimerase GalE, which yields MKVLVTGGAGFIGSVVGEALVEQGHEVVALDNLSHGHREAVHPEARFVECDLLEQARTDQVLARERPDAVVHMAAEALVDVSITDPGRFFRANVVGGVHLLDAVVRHGVERLVFSSTAAVYGEPDRVPIPEDAPHRPVNSYGESKLSFERMLRWYRRAHGLRHVSLRYFNACGATERFGEHHEPETHLIPILLGVALGFRDRAILFGSDYDTPDGSCIRDYVHVADLAGAHVLALEHIDELEARTYNLGNGSGSSNLEVVAAIREVTGHDVPVDVGPRRPGDPARLVADPSRIRSELGWVPDRPVLADMVKSAWAWRLEHPGGYEA from the coding sequence ATGAAGGTGCTTGTCACCGGCGGCGCGGGCTTCATCGGAAGCGTGGTCGGCGAGGCCCTCGTCGAGCAGGGCCACGAGGTGGTCGCGCTCGACAACCTGTCCCACGGACACCGGGAGGCAGTGCACCCCGAGGCCCGGTTCGTGGAATGCGACCTGCTGGAGCAGGCGCGGACCGACCAGGTCCTGGCCCGGGAACGGCCGGACGCCGTGGTCCACATGGCGGCGGAGGCCCTGGTCGACGTCTCCATCACCGACCCCGGCCGGTTCTTCCGAGCCAACGTCGTCGGCGGGGTCCACCTGCTCGATGCCGTGGTCCGCCACGGTGTGGAGCGCCTGGTGTTCTCCTCGACGGCGGCGGTGTATGGGGAGCCCGATCGCGTGCCCATCCCCGAGGACGCGCCGCATCGCCCGGTGAACTCCTACGGCGAGTCCAAGCTTTCGTTCGAGCGCATGCTGAGGTGGTACCGGCGAGCCCACGGCCTCCGCCACGTGTCGCTTCGGTACTTCAACGCCTGTGGTGCGACGGAACGCTTCGGCGAGCACCATGAGCCGGAGACGCACCTCATCCCGATCCTGCTGGGAGTGGCGCTCGGCTTCCGGGACCGCGCCATCCTGTTCGGATCGGATTACGACACGCCGGACGGCTCGTGCATCCGTGACTACGTCCACGTGGCCGACCTGGCCGGGGCCCACGTCCTGGCGCTCGAGCACATCGACGAGCTGGAGGCCCGGACCTACAACCTCGGGAACGGCAGCGGCTCCAGCAACCTCGAGGTGGTGGCGGCGATCCGGGAGGTCACCGGCCACGACGTCCCCGTCGACGTCGGCCCCCGGCGCCCCGGCGACCCCGCCCGGCTGGTGGCCGATCCATCCCGGATCCGGTCGGAGCTCGGATGGGTCCCCGACCGGCCCGTCCTCGCCGACATGGTGAAGTCCGCGTGGGCCTGGCGCCTCGAGCACCCAGGGGGATACGAGGCGTGA
- a CDS encoding GHMP kinase: MIITRTPLRISFLGGGSDLPSFYREEPGAVISAAINKYIYITVNRKFDRRIRASYSVTEMVDRPEDLSHELIRGALQQVGIDGGVEITSISDVPSRGTGLGSSSSYTVGLLNALWAHAGRLAGSERLAGEACHIEIDVCGKPIGKQDQYIAAYGGLQYIQFNGDDSVFVDPILPEPELRRLLESRLLLLYTGLTRSAGGILQEQSTNLRENGEARAAVRAMVKLAEELRGALSDGDLDSFGELLDAGWQEKRKVASGVTSPAIDDWYARARASGALGGKLLGAGGGGFLLLYAPLERHQEIQAALPELRAVPFRFEPQGSKIIYVEEQQD; this comes from the coding sequence GTGATCATCACCCGGACCCCGCTTCGGATCAGCTTCCTGGGCGGCGGGAGCGACCTCCCGAGCTTCTACCGCGAGGAGCCCGGGGCGGTGATCAGCGCCGCCATCAACAAGTACATCTACATCACGGTCAACCGGAAGTTCGACCGTCGCATCCGGGCCAGCTATTCCGTGACCGAGATGGTCGACCGGCCGGAGGACCTCTCCCACGAGCTGATCCGGGGGGCGCTCCAGCAGGTCGGGATCGACGGCGGCGTCGAGATCACGTCGATCTCCGACGTGCCCTCCCGCGGCACCGGCCTGGGATCGTCCAGCTCCTACACGGTCGGCTTGCTGAACGCGCTGTGGGCGCACGCGGGACGGCTGGCCGGTTCGGAGCGTCTGGCCGGCGAGGCCTGCCACATCGAGATCGACGTGTGCGGCAAGCCCATCGGCAAGCAGGACCAGTACATCGCGGCGTACGGCGGGCTCCAGTACATCCAGTTCAACGGCGACGACTCGGTGTTCGTCGACCCCATCCTTCCGGAGCCGGAGCTCCGGCGGCTGCTGGAGTCCCGGCTGCTGCTGCTGTACACGGGCCTGACCCGATCGGCCGGCGGGATCCTCCAGGAGCAGAGCACCAACCTCAGGGAGAACGGGGAAGCCCGCGCGGCCGTGCGGGCCATGGTCAAGCTGGCCGAGGAGCTTCGGGGCGCGCTGTCCGACGGCGATCTCGACTCCTTCGGCGAGCTGCTGGACGCGGGGTGGCAGGAGAAGCGCAAGGTCGCCTCCGGCGTCACCAGCCCCGCCATCGACGACTGGTACGCGAGGGCCCGCGCGTCGGGGGCGTTGGGGGGCAAGCTCCTCGGGGCGGGCGGCGGCGGGTTCCTCCTGCTGTACGCCCCGCTCGAGCGGCACCAGGAGATCCAGGCGGCCCTGCCGGAACTTCGCGCCGTGCCGTTCAGGTTCGAGCCTCAGGGGTCGAAGATCATCTACGTCGAGGAGCAACAGGACTGA
- a CDS encoding SIS domain-containing protein: MIACLQHAYEDGSQVFVMGNGGSAATASHMAVDLGKTVLPIQSNGTRRFRVTSLTDNVPWITAVANDLGYEQVFAEQLRNHVAPGDVVIAITGSGNSPNVVEGVRVASDHGATTVALLGFDGGVVKDMVDLHVLVRSDHYGFIEDVHAMLSHLVTAFFKTRIGLSLLDQPLTTS; encoded by the coding sequence GTGATCGCGTGCCTCCAGCACGCCTACGAGGACGGCTCCCAGGTGTTCGTGATGGGGAACGGCGGCAGCGCCGCCACCGCCTCGCACATGGCCGTGGACCTCGGGAAGACGGTGCTGCCGATCCAGTCCAACGGCACGCGGCGGTTCCGGGTGACCTCGCTCACCGACAACGTCCCGTGGATCACTGCGGTGGCGAACGACCTCGGATACGAACAGGTGTTCGCGGAGCAACTCCGCAACCACGTGGCCCCCGGCGACGTCGTCATCGCCATCACCGGCAGCGGGAACTCGCCGAACGTCGTGGAGGGCGTGCGGGTGGCGAGCGACCACGGCGCCACCACCGTGGCGCTGCTCGGCTTCGACGGCGGCGTGGTGAAGGACATGGTCGACCTCCACGTGCTGGTGCGAAGCGACCACTACGGGTTCATCGAGGACGTCCACGCCATGCTGTCGCACCTCGTCACGGCGTTCTTCAAGACCCGCATCGGCCTGTCCCTGCTGGACCAGCCGCTCACCACGAGCTGA
- a CDS encoding peptidoglycan DD-metalloendopeptidase family protein: MRTGSIRSTPHSWGRLRRAGGVALAVVLLAALTSNGAQASTKSDLEHAKARLGELEKQITAERAQLEDQHQLLQSLQGSLNELAGRIDAAQTRYDQTQNEIMTMRQELAQAQRRYQRLRSWLDDRARYAYENGPAGDIEFILGSSSLTDLSDRVEFIGRLSQNDADLANQVQNRSNDLQAKRGKLEGLLADQASSLDELGAAQSALDGKFAEQKSLYDKQAALVADLNQKAAEVDDLVAKLKHKLAAEELAAAQAAAAGGGLPLPNGQGPFQYCPVQGSHAYADSFGEPRYTGGYHPHAGVDIFAPEGTPIVAPFDGVAEQDPNGLGGNAVIVRGSQGWVYNAHLSSYGNTGSVSAGEIVGYVGNSGDAAGGATHDHFEWHPNVIPSNPYRSQFGYTVIGTAIDPYPYLNLVC; this comes from the coding sequence ATGAGAACGGGCTCGATTCGTTCCACGCCGCATTCCTGGGGGCGCCTGCGCCGGGCGGGGGGTGTGGCTCTCGCCGTGGTCCTGCTGGCCGCGCTGACCTCGAACGGCGCCCAGGCCAGCACCAAGTCCGATCTCGAGCACGCGAAAGCGCGGCTGGGGGAGCTCGAGAAGCAGATCACGGCGGAACGGGCCCAGCTCGAGGACCAGCACCAGCTGCTCCAGTCCCTCCAAGGATCGCTGAACGAGCTGGCCGGGCGGATCGACGCCGCCCAGACCAGGTACGACCAGACCCAGAACGAGATCATGACCATGCGCCAGGAGCTGGCGCAGGCCCAGCGCCGGTACCAGCGCCTTCGGTCCTGGCTGGACGACCGGGCCCGCTACGCCTACGAGAACGGCCCGGCCGGCGACATCGAGTTCATCCTGGGGTCGAGCTCGCTGACCGACCTGTCCGATCGCGTGGAGTTCATCGGACGGCTGTCCCAGAACGACGCCGACCTGGCCAACCAGGTCCAGAACCGTTCGAACGACCTCCAGGCCAAGCGGGGGAAGCTGGAGGGGCTGCTGGCGGACCAGGCCTCCAGCCTGGACGAGCTGGGCGCGGCGCAGTCGGCCCTGGACGGGAAGTTCGCGGAGCAGAAGAGCCTGTACGACAAGCAGGCGGCCCTGGTGGCCGACCTCAACCAGAAGGCCGCCGAGGTCGACGACCTCGTCGCCAAGCTCAAGCACAAGCTGGCCGCGGAGGAGCTGGCGGCCGCGCAGGCCGCGGCCGCGGGGGGCGGGCTGCCGCTGCCCAACGGGCAGGGTCCGTTCCAGTACTGCCCGGTGCAGGGATCGCACGCCTACGCCGACAGCTTCGGCGAGCCTCGCTACACCGGCGGGTACCACCCCCACGCCGGCGTGGACATTTTCGCGCCGGAGGGCACGCCCATCGTGGCGCCGTTCGACGGCGTGGCCGAGCAGGACCCCAACGGCCTGGGCGGCAACGCCGTCATCGTCCGGGGGAGCCAGGGTTGGGTGTACAACGCCCACCTCAGCAGCTACGGGAACACCGGGAGCGTCTCCGCGGGGGAGATCGTCGGCTACGTGGGCAACAGCGGCGACGCGGCGGGAGGGGCGACGCACGACCACTTCGAGTGGCATCCCAACGTGATCCCGTCGAATCCGTACCGGTCCCAGTTCGGCTACACCGTGATCGGGACCGCGATCGACCCGTATCCGTACCTGAACCTGGTCTGCTGA
- a CDS encoding protein meaA, with the protein MAPDREPDRPWIFRTYAGYGNPRVTNERYRRNLAKGQTGLSMAFDLPTQTGYDSDHLMARGEVGRVGVPICHLGDMLTVFDGIPLEDMNTSMTINATAVWLYALYMAVADQHGVSRERLAGTTQNDVLKEFLARGTYAFPPEPSMRLTTDLIAWALRNTPRWNPINVCSYHLQETGAGPVLEVAYTLANAIAVLDHARASGQVTGDEVPSLVGRISFFCNAGIRFVEEMCKMRAFSRLWDRVTAERYGVRDEKFRRFRYGVQVNSLGLTALQPENNMHRIVLEMLAVTLSRDARARAVQLPAWNEALGLPRAWDQQWSLRAQQILAYESDLLEHGDLFEGSMVVEERTDEIATGAWEELGRVLDQGGSVEALGYMKEQLVAANAARLREIESGRRAWVGVNRYTETEPSPLVEGMGEGFSFEKADPADEAEQLESLGAWRTKRDDAKTKQALGALSRAAERGDNLVPVSIEAARAGVTTGEWSAALREVFGEYRAPTGVTGRMLGGGEAEELEDVRRRVRRAAERLGVQRLRMLVGKPGLDGHSNAAEQVAVRARDAGMEVVYQGIRLTPEEIARAAVDEDVHVVGLSILSGAHNLLVPEVLERLREQGVDPARVPVVVGGVIPDDDAEKLRSQGVARVFTPREHDLTAMVGQIADLVGDSGPHSERSESSERPERPERSEP; encoded by the coding sequence ATGGCACCTGACCGGGAACCCGATCGCCCCTGGATCTTCCGGACCTACGCCGGCTACGGCAACCCGCGCGTGACCAACGAGCGGTACCGGCGCAACCTGGCCAAGGGCCAGACCGGGCTGTCCATGGCGTTCGACCTCCCCACCCAGACCGGGTACGACTCGGACCACCTCATGGCCCGCGGCGAGGTGGGCCGGGTGGGCGTCCCGATCTGCCACCTCGGCGACATGCTCACCGTGTTCGACGGCATTCCCCTGGAGGACATGAACACGTCGATGACCATCAACGCCACGGCCGTGTGGCTGTACGCGCTGTACATGGCGGTGGCCGACCAGCACGGCGTCTCGCGCGAGCGCCTGGCCGGGACCACCCAGAACGACGTCCTGAAGGAGTTTCTGGCCCGGGGGACCTACGCCTTTCCTCCCGAGCCGTCGATGCGCCTGACCACGGATCTGATCGCGTGGGCGTTGCGAAACACGCCCCGGTGGAACCCGATCAACGTGTGCTCGTACCACCTCCAGGAGACCGGGGCCGGCCCCGTGCTGGAGGTCGCGTACACGCTGGCCAACGCCATCGCGGTCCTGGACCACGCCCGGGCCTCGGGGCAGGTGACCGGCGACGAGGTGCCGTCGCTGGTCGGACGGATCTCGTTCTTCTGCAACGCCGGCATCCGGTTCGTTGAGGAGATGTGCAAGATGCGCGCGTTCTCCCGGCTGTGGGACCGGGTCACCGCCGAGCGCTACGGCGTCCGCGACGAGAAGTTCCGGCGGTTCCGCTACGGAGTCCAGGTGAACTCGCTCGGGCTCACGGCGCTCCAGCCGGAGAACAACATGCACCGCATCGTGCTGGAGATGCTCGCGGTGACGCTGTCGAGGGACGCGCGAGCCAGGGCCGTCCAGCTTCCGGCATGGAACGAGGCCCTCGGGCTGCCGCGGGCGTGGGACCAGCAGTGGTCGCTGCGAGCCCAGCAGATCCTGGCCTACGAGAGCGACCTCCTGGAGCACGGCGACCTGTTCGAGGGCTCGATGGTGGTGGAGGAACGCACCGACGAGATCGCCACCGGCGCGTGGGAGGAGCTCGGCCGGGTGCTGGACCAGGGTGGGTCGGTGGAGGCGCTCGGCTACATGAAGGAGCAGCTGGTCGCGGCGAACGCCGCCCGGCTGCGTGAGATCGAGTCGGGCCGGCGGGCCTGGGTCGGCGTCAACCGGTACACGGAGACGGAGCCCTCGCCGCTGGTGGAGGGGATGGGGGAGGGGTTCTCGTTCGAGAAGGCGGACCCGGCCGACGAGGCCGAGCAGCTCGAATCGCTGGGTGCTTGGCGTACCAAGCGCGACGATGCAAAGACCAAGCAGGCGCTTGGTGCACTTAGCAGGGCTGCCGAGCGGGGGGACAACCTGGTGCCCGTGTCGATCGAGGCGGCCCGCGCCGGCGTCACCACAGGGGAGTGGTCCGCCGCGCTCCGGGAGGTGTTCGGGGAGTACCGCGCCCCCACCGGGGTCACCGGGCGGATGCTCGGCGGGGGAGAGGCGGAGGAGCTGGAGGACGTTCGCCGTCGGGTGCGGCGCGCGGCAGAGCGCCTCGGCGTGCAGCGCCTGCGGATGCTGGTGGGGAAGCCCGGCCTGGACGGCCACTCCAACGCGGCGGAGCAGGTCGCGGTGCGGGCGCGCGATGCCGGGATGGAGGTCGTGTACCAGGGCATCCGCCTGACCCCGGAGGAGATCGCCCGGGCCGCGGTCGACGAGGACGTCCACGTGGTGGGGCTCTCTATCCTGTCGGGAGCGCACAACCTGTTGGTGCCGGAGGTGCTGGAGCGGTTGCGCGAGCAGGGGGTCGACCCGGCTCGGGTGCCCGTGGTGGTGGGGGGCGTGATCCCCGACGACGACGCGGAGAAGCTGCGCTCCCAGGGCGTGGCCCGCGTGTTCACGCCGCGGGAGCACGACCTCACCGCGATGGTCGGCCAGATCGCCGATCTGGTGGGCGACTCGGGACCGCATTCGGAGCGCTCGGAGTCCTCGGAGCGCCCGGAGCGCCCGGAGCGGTCGGAGCCCTGA
- a CDS encoding citryl-CoA lyase encodes MSTDRAFWRTAISSVRPNEIRVRGYDLIELIGSRPFGDVVYLLLSTDLPKGNEGRMIDALLVAACEHSVLAPSVNAARFVASAGVPLQAAVAAGTMGLGDYHGGAVESGADMLLEAEQTQKPPMEAAMHVAWNYKENGQRLPGYGHVVHDPDPRGRKLLKVAQELGFANRYIELAKAFETVSKEVFGRNLAMNVDGAMAAILLELGLDPGLGKALYVIGRAPGLVAHVFEEQTRERPYRDIGWRNVRYEGPDPRKLR; translated from the coding sequence ATGAGCACCGACCGGGCCTTCTGGCGCACCGCCATCTCCAGCGTCCGTCCCAACGAGATCCGGGTTCGCGGCTACGACCTCATCGAGCTGATCGGTTCCCGACCCTTCGGCGACGTGGTGTACCTCCTCCTGTCCACCGATCTCCCCAAGGGAAACGAGGGCCGGATGATCGACGCGCTCCTGGTGGCGGCGTGCGAGCACTCGGTCCTGGCTCCGTCGGTGAACGCCGCGCGGTTCGTGGCGTCGGCGGGGGTCCCGCTCCAGGCCGCGGTGGCCGCGGGAACGATGGGACTGGGCGACTATCACGGTGGGGCGGTGGAGTCCGGCGCCGACATGCTGCTCGAGGCGGAGCAGACGCAAAAGCCGCCGATGGAAGCGGCCATGCACGTAGCGTGGAACTACAAGGAGAACGGCCAGCGCCTTCCCGGGTACGGACACGTGGTGCACGATCCCGATCCCCGCGGCCGCAAGCTCCTCAAGGTGGCGCAGGAGCTCGGCTTCGCCAACCGCTACATCGAGCTGGCCAAGGCCTTCGAGACCGTGTCCAAGGAGGTGTTCGGCCGGAACCTGGCCATGAACGTCGACGGGGCCATGGCGGCCATCCTGCTGGAGCTGGGGCTCGACCCCGGCCTCGGCAAGGCCCTGTACGTGATCGGCCGCGCCCCCGGTCTGGTCGCCCACGTGTTCGAGGAACAGACCCGCGAGCGGCCGTACCGCGACATCGGTTGGAGGAACGTCCGCTACGAGGGGCCGGACCCCCGCAAGCTCCGCTGA
- a CDS encoding class I SAM-dependent methyltransferase — protein MPDEGIHRAARVGFQAAADEYERGRPDYPQEAVQALAEHLRIVPGSVVLDLAAGTGKLTRQLVPLGARLVAVEPVEAMRQTLACNLPGVLALAGRAEAIPLATGSVHAAVVAQAFHWFDLDAAIGELHRVLQAEGRLGLVWNVRDESVPLMSEFSHVIEAHRGSTPRHETGGWRDAFERSELFTPLEKLTVPHEQRLSPDGVVDRALSISFIAALPEEERARVAGEVRALLERDPATRGKQRIAVPYRTDVYWCERR, from the coding sequence GTGCCGGACGAGGGAATCCACCGGGCGGCCCGGGTCGGGTTCCAGGCCGCGGCCGACGAGTACGAGCGAGGCCGGCCGGACTACCCGCAGGAAGCCGTGCAAGCGCTCGCGGAGCACCTCCGCATCGTCCCTGGCAGCGTGGTGCTTGATCTGGCCGCGGGGACGGGCAAGCTCACCCGGCAGCTGGTCCCACTGGGAGCGCGGCTGGTCGCCGTCGAGCCGGTGGAGGCCATGCGGCAGACGCTCGCCTGCAACCTTCCCGGCGTGCTGGCCCTGGCCGGGAGGGCGGAGGCCATCCCGCTGGCCACCGGGTCCGTGCACGCGGCCGTCGTGGCGCAGGCTTTTCACTGGTTCGACCTGGACGCCGCGATCGGCGAGCTCCACCGGGTGCTCCAGGCGGAAGGCCGCCTGGGCCTGGTATGGAACGTCCGAGACGAGTCGGTTCCGCTGATGTCCGAGTTCAGCCACGTCATCGAGGCGCATCGCGGGAGCACCCCCAGGCACGAGACCGGCGGCTGGCGCGACGCGTTCGAACGCTCCGAGCTGTTCACGCCGCTCGAGAAGCTGACGGTTCCCCACGAGCAACGGCTTTCGCCGGACGGCGTGGTCGACCGGGCGCTCTCCATCAGCTTCATCGCCGCGCTGCCGGAGGAGGAACGTGCCCGCGTGGCCGGGGAGGTCCGGGCCCTGCTGGAGCGAGACCCCGCCACGCGCGGGAAGCAGCGGATCGCGGTGCCGTACCGGACCGACGTGTACTGGTGCGAACGCCGCTAG
- a CDS encoding alpha/beta hydrolase, protein MPTIESDGAKLAVEVLGEGEPVTVLGHGLTGSRRDLMVFTPFLPGTKVLFDFRGHGESEGPGPGSYSMNHFAADVEAVADAFGATCAGGWSLGAGAILRLLTRRPDRFEQLVFLLPARVEDSSQVRFDLLELADLLETRTVEEAAEAVLAREGARGAFGEFPTSREIRRATLLGLNPVSIPHAIRECMDDPPVGHAEQLARVMTPALVIGQEGDPLHEAQVARELAAALPNSELLIFPDPHALIRDIPVVVQRVSAFLSMDRR, encoded by the coding sequence ATGCCCACGATCGAGTCAGACGGGGCGAAGCTCGCCGTGGAGGTGCTCGGGGAGGGCGAGCCGGTCACCGTGCTCGGGCACGGACTCACCGGCAGCCGTCGCGACCTCATGGTGTTCACGCCGTTCCTGCCCGGGACCAAGGTGCTGTTCGACTTCCGCGGACACGGGGAGAGCGAGGGCCCGGGCCCCGGTTCCTACTCCATGAACCACTTCGCGGCGGACGTGGAAGCCGTCGCCGACGCGTTCGGGGCGACCTGCGCCGGCGGGTGGTCGCTCGGCGCGGGCGCCATCCTGCGGCTGCTGACCCGGCGGCCCGACCGGTTCGAGCAACTGGTATTCCTGCTGCCGGCCCGGGTGGAGGACTCGTCGCAGGTGCGGTTCGACCTGCTGGAGCTGGCCGACCTCCTGGAGACCCGGACCGTCGAGGAGGCCGCGGAGGCCGTGCTGGCCCGGGAGGGCGCCCGCGGTGCCTTCGGCGAGTTCCCCACGTCCCGGGAGATTCGCCGGGCCACGCTGCTCGGGCTGAACCCGGTGTCCATCCCCCACGCCATCCGGGAGTGCATGGACGATCCGCCGGTGGGCCACGCCGAGCAGCTGGCGCGGGTGATGACCCCGGCCCTGGTGATCGGCCAGGAAGGCGACCCGCTCCACGAGGCCCAGGTGGCCCGGGAGCTCGCCGCGGCCCTGCCCAACTCGGAGCTGTTGATCTTCCCGGACCCACACGCGCTGATCCGGGACATCCCGGTGGTGGTGCAGCGGGTCTCGGCGTTCCTGTCGATGGACCGCCGGTAG